From a region of the Myxococcus stipitatus genome:
- a CDS encoding 5-formyltetrahydrofolate cyclo-ligase, whose product MSETVVEEAAAARKQTLRDELTARRKAMTPDLIDTRGLKVQSRFLATQYYQKARTVALYAPIRGEVPTRDILIAALQDEKIVCYPLSHVHGRILSFRAIKSEAELEPGRLGVREPTNSSDLIPVDQIDLFVVPGLGFTRDGKRLGRGGGYYDATLRAASPRSRRVGLAFSDQLVEVLPTNADDVDMDLIVTESESCRGLFREPDFLDT is encoded by the coding sequence GTGAGCGAGACGGTGGTGGAAGAGGCGGCGGCGGCGAGGAAGCAGACGCTGCGGGATGAGCTGACGGCGCGCCGCAAGGCGATGACGCCGGACCTCATCGACACGCGGGGTCTCAAGGTGCAGTCTCGGTTCCTGGCGACGCAGTATTACCAGAAGGCGCGGACGGTGGCCCTCTACGCTCCCATCCGGGGCGAGGTGCCGACGCGGGACATCCTGATCGCGGCGTTGCAGGACGAGAAGATCGTCTGCTACCCGCTGTCCCACGTGCACGGGAGGATCCTCTCCTTCCGGGCCATCAAGTCGGAAGCGGAGCTGGAGCCGGGGCGGTTGGGCGTGCGTGAGCCGACCAACTCCTCGGACCTGATTCCGGTGGACCAGATCGACCTGTTCGTCGTTCCGGGCCTGGGCTTCACGCGCGACGGCAAGCGGCTGGGGCGCGGCGGTGGCTACTACGACGCCACGCTGCGCGCGGCCAGCCCCCGCAGCCGGCGGGTGGGCCTGGCCTTCAGCGACCAGCTGGTCGAGGTGCTTCCCACCAACGCCGACGACGTGGACATGGACCTCATCGTGACGGAGTCCGAGTCCTGCCGCGGCCTGTTCCGCGAGCCGGACTTCCTGGATACGTGA
- the tyrS gene encoding tyrosine--tRNA ligase — protein MNPDALRKATPEEQFEEVTRGTVDLHSPEDLKKKLQYSYDSGKPLVIKAGFDPSRPDLHLGHSLLLTRMRRFQDFGHTVVFLIGDFTALIGDPTGRNATRPALTRDEVKANAETYKQQVFKVLDEQKTTVRFNSEWLDKLGTEGMIRLASRYSLQRMLERDDFKKRFRENVSIAIHEMLYPLLQGYDSVALKSDVELGATDQLFNLLVGRQLMREENLAPQVIMTGPILEGLNAKMVEGKIIGDKMSKSLDNYVGVSEPPDTMFGKLMSITDDLMWRYYQLLSSKTLKELAELQAKVASGEVHPKAAKLGFAREMTERFHGAEAGRKAEEDFEKRFAKKELSAEDLPLFELSLAGAPALPLTKVLVEAKLVASATEGRKLMAQGGVRVNGEKATDPKAELGAGDYLLQVGKLKAARAKLS, from the coding sequence ATGAATCCGGACGCGCTGCGCAAGGCGACCCCTGAAGAACAGTTCGAAGAAGTCACGCGGGGCACGGTGGACCTCCACTCGCCCGAGGACCTGAAGAAGAAGCTCCAGTACTCCTACGACTCGGGCAAGCCGCTGGTCATCAAGGCCGGGTTCGACCCGAGCCGTCCGGACCTTCACCTGGGACACTCGCTGCTGCTCACCCGCATGCGGCGCTTCCAGGACTTCGGGCACACGGTGGTGTTCCTCATCGGTGACTTCACCGCGCTGATTGGCGACCCCACCGGCCGCAACGCCACGCGCCCCGCCCTCACCCGTGACGAGGTGAAGGCCAACGCGGAGACGTACAAGCAGCAGGTCTTCAAGGTGCTCGACGAGCAGAAGACGACGGTGCGCTTCAACTCCGAATGGCTCGACAAGCTGGGCACGGAGGGGATGATCCGCCTGGCGTCGCGCTACTCGCTGCAGCGCATGCTCGAGCGCGACGACTTCAAGAAGCGCTTCCGCGAGAACGTCTCCATCGCCATCCACGAGATGCTCTACCCGCTGTTGCAGGGCTACGACTCGGTGGCCCTCAAGTCGGACGTGGAGCTGGGCGCCACCGACCAGTTGTTCAACCTGCTGGTGGGGCGGCAGCTGATGCGCGAGGAGAACCTGGCGCCGCAGGTCATCATGACCGGCCCCATCCTCGAGGGCCTCAACGCGAAGATGGTCGAGGGGAAGATCATCGGCGACAAGATGTCCAAGAGCCTGGACAACTACGTGGGCGTCAGCGAGCCGCCGGACACGATGTTCGGCAAGCTGATGAGCATCACCGACGACTTGATGTGGCGCTACTACCAGCTGCTCTCGTCGAAGACGTTGAAGGAGCTGGCGGAGCTCCAGGCGAAGGTGGCCAGCGGAGAGGTCCACCCGAAGGCCGCGAAGCTGGGGTTCGCGCGGGAGATGACGGAGCGGTTCCACGGCGCGGAGGCCGGGCGCAAGGCGGAGGAGGACTTCGAGAAGCGCTTCGCCAAGAAGGAGCTGTCCGCGGAGGACCTGCCCCTGTTCGAGCTCTCCCTCGCGGGTGCTCCGGCGCTGCCGCTCACCAAGGTGCTGGTGGAGGCGAAGCTGGTGGCGTCCGCGACCGAAGGCCGCAAGCTGATGGCGCAGGGCGGTGTGCGCGTCAACGGCGAGAAGGCCACCGACCCCAAGGCCGAGCTGGGCGCGGGCGACTACCTGCTCCAGGTCGGCAAGTTGAAGGCGGCGCGAGCGAAGCTGTCGTGA
- a CDS encoding TIGR00282 family metallophosphoesterase produces MKLLFMGDVVGRPGLQAVRALLPRLKATHGIDVTVANAENSDQGAGMVPETVDSLLSSGVDLLTSGNHFWSKKAILPWITAHPDKLLRPANYPKGTPGRGHGLVTLPDGRALGVINLEGRVFMRTHENPFEVVEGLVAELKARTPCILVDMHCEASSEKNAMGVHLDGRVSVVVGTHTHVQTADERVLPGGTAFITDVGMCGPLDSVIGMKKETSLARFLGQKHAPYEVAEKLVYLQGIVADIDDATGRARGIERVRVHLPGT; encoded by the coding sequence GTGAAGCTGCTCTTCATGGGAGACGTGGTGGGTCGTCCGGGGCTCCAGGCCGTCCGCGCCCTCTTGCCGCGCCTGAAGGCCACCCATGGCATCGACGTGACGGTCGCCAACGCGGAGAACAGCGACCAGGGCGCGGGAATGGTCCCGGAGACGGTGGACTCCCTGCTATCCAGCGGCGTGGACCTGCTCACCAGCGGCAACCACTTCTGGTCCAAGAAGGCCATCCTCCCCTGGATAACGGCCCACCCGGACAAGCTGTTGCGCCCCGCAAACTACCCCAAGGGGACTCCTGGACGTGGCCATGGGCTCGTCACGCTGCCGGATGGCCGCGCGCTGGGCGTCATCAACCTGGAGGGGCGCGTCTTCATGCGCACCCACGAGAACCCCTTCGAGGTGGTGGAGGGGCTGGTGGCGGAGCTGAAGGCGCGCACGCCGTGCATCCTGGTGGACATGCACTGCGAGGCCTCCAGCGAGAAGAACGCCATGGGGGTGCACCTGGATGGTCGCGTCTCCGTCGTGGTGGGCACGCACACCCACGTCCAGACGGCGGACGAGCGGGTGCTGCCCGGCGGCACCGCCTTCATCACCGACGTGGGCATGTGTGGCCCGCTGGATTCCGTCATCGGGATGAAGAAGGAGACGTCCCTGGCTCGCTTCCTGGGCCAGAAGCACGCGCCCTACGAGGTCGCGGAGAAGCTCGTCTATCTGCAGGGCATCGTGGCGGACATCGACGACGCCACGGGGCGGGCGCGCGGAATCGAACGGGTGCGCGTGCACCTGCCCGGCACCTGA